The genomic region GGCGGGTTTTCTGCATAATTCCTGTAGTTGGGCACATCATCCCGATAAACCCGCCCTCACCAGAGTAAAGGCGCACATGCGCCCATACACGCAAGTTTATTATTCAGTGACTTTGTACCCTGAGTAGAAATCTTTTTTACAGAATTGATGTCACACTAAATAACAAGATTTTATATTTGTTGATATTTAAGGATAAGTTTGTGAGTTATACGATTCAACAAGCCTTAATTCCGGTTGAAGACGGTTACACAACAGTAGACGTACAGATAGAAAACGATCGCATTGCTGCTATTGCTCCCCAATTACCTGTAAACGGCATGGCGATCGATGGTAAAAATAAGTTACTCCTACCTGGTTTGTTTAACGCTCACACGCATTCTTCTGAAATGTGGCAACGGGGGATGATTTCTCCCGTTCCTTTAGAGTTGTGGCTTGCCGAACTGTACGATTTTGCCCCCCTCGATCCCGAACAAGTCTATCTCAGTGCTTTGGGTACGGCGGTAGAAACCCTGCTTTCAGGAGGGACTAGCGTTGTCGATCACTTAGTTTCGATCCCAGGAAAGGAAATTGAAACTGTAGCAGCGGCGGTGAGGGCGTATCGCGAAATTGGCATCCGGGCTTTCGTTGCGCCCCTAATTCAAGATGAAGCTTTGAGTGCGGGAATACCAACTGGAGGGAAGGAAGTAGAAAAAGAAGCTTTCTTTCGTTCTACAAATGAGATATTAGCAATGATGGAGGACGTTGTGACTCAATTCCACCGCCCAGAGGAAGGAATTAATCTACTCGTCGCCCCTACAGGAATTCAACTATGTTCTGATGCTTTATTTACAGGGTGTATTGAATTGAGCGATCGCTACAATCTCTGTCGTCACTCTCACCTACTCGAAACCAAAGCCCAGCAAAAATTAGCACTAGAGAAGTACGGTTGCAGTGCCGTAGAACATTTAAAACAAATTGGCTATTTGAGCGATCGCACCTCTTTAGCCCATTGTGTATGGTTGGATGACGACGACATTGCTATCCTTGCCGAAACGAAATCAACTGTAGTTCACAATCCCTTAAGTAACCTACGTTTAGGTAGCGGGATCGCCCCTATTTTAAAATATCGTCAAGCAGGAATAAACGTGAGTTTTGGTTGCGATGGTTCTGCAAGTAACGATTCGCAAGATTTGTTAGAAGCAATCAAAATTGGTTCAATTCTACACACCGTTACCGACCCAGATTATCGTCACTGGATTACACCCCGTCAAGCAGTAGAAATGGCATCTTGCGGCGGGGCGAAAGGACTAAATGTTTCAGATACAATAGGAACCTTAACAGTAGGAAAAAAAGCCGATCTAGTAGTTTATAATTTGACTAATTTATCGCTCCTACCTCGTACCGATCCAATTGGTTTACTAATATTAGGTCGTCCAACTCAGGTTGTCGATAGTGCTTGGGTGAATGGCAAGCAAATTGTGAGTAGTGGGAAGTTAAGAACTATTGATGTTGACGAATTACGACAAAAACTATTTCATCGCAGCCAATGGAGTAGCCAGCGCCAATCTAAAACTGTGACAGAAATTGAGGTTCGCTATCGCGTGGTGATGGGACTATAGGTTAAAAACGAGAAAGAAACAATCTCAAATAAATCATACTCTTCGATCGAGCTGCGCGAGCGCTCTCATTCTCTTCAGCTCGAACAAATTTACCTAACTTTTCTGTCATTTCTTCATGTTGCTGTGAGCGCAGTGCGTGTTTCTCTGCTTCGGCAATGTGTGCTGACGATAACTTTTTTCTATTCTAGTATTTACGTCTATTCTGCCCTCTGTCTGCCCAATCGATGTCTGACAAAAGAATGAGTTTTTCTCCAACTCCTATGATTCCAATTAGCAATCGCATTCCTAGCGGTAGGCAACCAGTTGTTGTCTATTTAATAATAGGTATAAATATTGTTTTATTTATCTGGGAATGGAAACTCGATGTTAAAGGAGAACTAAGCCATATCATTAATAGTTGGGGAGTGACTCCAACAAAAATATTTTATGTCACGACAGCAGCTTTTACTACCTTGAATCCTGCTGCTTGGATAGCTTGGCTTTTACTTCAGTTGTCCCTAGTTCAAGGACTATTTTTGCATAGTAGTTTCAGCCATTTAATCGGTAATTCACTATTTTTATTAGTATTTGGCAAAACTTTAGAGAACTTATTAGGACATCTCAAGTTTTTATATTTTTATTTACTATGTGGCGTTTTAACCTTTGGATTGCAGATTTTAGTTGAGCCTACACTCAATTTACCTTTAATTGGCTCGAATGGTGCGATCGTGGGAATTTTAGGAGCTTATCTCTACAAGTTTCCTAGAACTAAAATCGACACTATATTACCCTTACTAATTATATTTATTCCCCTGGAAATACCAGCATCCTTTTATTTGTATTGGTGGTTTATTCAACAGTTATTCTATAGTATTGGCAACTTAAGCATTCATAGCAGTGTAAATTCTTTCAGTCTTGGCTATTGGATGCATGGGATTGGATTGATTATTGGTATAGTTTTGATGCGCTCTCTAAAATATAAGTAGTTATAAAAAATATCTATAGATAAATAGCAAAAGCCCCTATTTTCCTAGAGGGGCTTTGATCGAAAAATCGACCTGGCGCGGAGCTATTGTCCCGTGGGGCAACCCCCAGAGTATCGTCGCCGCAGTCGCGTTTCACACCTGAGTTCGGGATGGATTCAGAGTGGGTCCACAACGCCATGCGCCCAGGAAACTTATCAGTGACCAGTGACCAGTGACCAGTGACCAGTGTTTCTACTGGATGACTGATGGCTGTATCACTACGGCATCACCCTGAAGACTGCATAGACAAGAGAATTAAGTCGTGGGAGAAATTCCTCATTGCGGTGGTCAAGCCCTCGGTTATTAGTATCAGTCGGCTGCATGCATTACTGCACTTCCACCACTGACCTATCAACCCATGTTCTGTGGGTGACCTTACTGAATTGACTTCATGAGAGTACTCATCTGGAGGTGGGCTTCCCACTTAGATGCTTTCAGCGGTTATCCGCTCCGAACTTGGCTACCCAGCGTTTACCGTTGGCACGATAACTGGTACACCAGCGGTTCGTCCTTCCCGGTCCTCTCGTACTAAGGAAGGCTCCTCGCAATACTCTAACGCCTGCACCGGATATGGACCGAACTGTCTCACGACGTTCTGAACCCAGCTCACGTACCGCTTTAATGGGCGAACAGCCCAACCCTTGGGACGTACTTCCGCCCCAGGTTGCGATGAGCCGACATCGAGGTGCCAAACCTCCCCGTCGATGTGGACTCTTGGGGAGATCAGCCTGTTATCCCTAGAGTAACTTTTATCCGTTGAGCGACGGCGCTTCCACTCACTACCGTCGGATCACTAAGGCCGTGTTTCCACCCTGCGCGAGTTGTCACTCTTGCAGTCAAGCTCCCTTTGCCTTTACACTCTGCGGCTGATTTCCAACCAGCCTGAGGGAACCTTTGCGCGCCTCCGTTACACTTAGGAGGCGACCGCCCCAGTCAAACTGCCCACCTGAAACTGTTCCCCGACCGGAGTTACGGTCGTGGGTTAGAATTCTAGCCTCGCCAGAGTGGTATCTCACATTGCGGCTCCTTACTCCCCACAAGGAGTAATTCCACGCCTCCCACCTATTCTGCGCAAGCAAAGCCCGAACACCATTCCAGGCTACAGTAAAGCTTCATAGGGTCTTTCTGTCCAGGTGCAGGTAGTCCGTATCTTCAACATTCCTATTTCGCCGAGTCTCTCTCTGAGACACCATCCAGATCGTTACGCCTTTCGTGCGGGTCGGAACTTACCCGACAAGGAATTTCGCTACCTTAGGACCGTTATAGTTACGGCCGCCGTTCACCGGGGCTTCGGTCGCCAGCTTTAGGAACGAGTCCCTGACCGACTTCCTTAACCTTCCGGCACTGGGCAGGCGTCAGCCCCCATACTTCGTCTATTGACTTTGCGGAGACCTGTGTTTTGGTAAACAGTCGCCTGGATCTCTTCACTGCGACCCAATTTCTTGGGCACCCCTTCTTCCGAAGTTACGGGGCCATGTTGCCGAGTTCCTTAGAGAGAGTTATCTCGCGCCCCTTAGTATTCTCTACCTCCCTACCTGTGTCGGTTTTGGGTACAGGTGTCGATTAGTTAACGTGTTTAGAGCTTTTCTTGGAAGCTTGACCTGCTACCACTTCGGGTCCGTAGACCCTCGGTCTCTTAACCCCAGCTCGAAGCGTTTTCGCCGCTTCTCATCGCCTCGGTTAATTGCGCCGATAACCAACATTCGGCTGGTGCGTGCCTTCTCCGTCCCTCTGCACAACTAATCTTCAGTACGGGATTGTTCGCCCGTTGTCCATCGACTACGCCGTTCGGCCTCGCCTTAGGTCCTGACTAACCCTCCACGGACGAGCCTTGTGGAGGAACCCTTAGGGTTTCGGGGTATTGGATTCTCACCAATATTTGCGCTACTCAAGCCGACATTCTCACTTCTGCTTCGTCCACACCTGCTTGCCGCTAGTGCTTCACCCTATCGCAGAACGCTCCCCTACCACTTGTATCGCAAGTCCGCAGCTTCGGTACAAAGTTTAGTCCCGTTCATTTTCGGCGCAGGAGCGCTTGACCAGTGAGCTATTACGCACTCTTTCAAGGATGGCTGCTTCTAGGCAAACCTCCTGGTTGTCTGTGCACTCCCACCTCCTTTGCCACTTAACTTTGATTTGGGGACCTTAGCTGGCGGTCTGGGCTGTTTCCCTCTTGACGATGAAGCTTATCCCCCACCGTCTCACTAGTAAGATTGTTGCTGGTATTCTGAGTTTGTCTCGATTTGGTACAGCTTGAGGCCGCCCGCACCGAAACAGTGCTTTACCCCCAGCAATTATTACTTACCGCTGCGCCTCAACACATTTCGGGGAGAACCAGCTAGCTCTGGGTTCGATTGGCATTTCACCCCTAACCACAGCTCATCCGCCGATTTTTCAACATCGGTCGGTGCGGACCTCCACTTGGTGTTACCCAAGCTTCATCCTGGCCATGGTTAGATCACCCAGGTTCGGGTCTATATACACTGATAAATTCGCCCACTTCAGACTCGCTTTCGCTGTGGCTATCAGCCATACCAGTGACTATAACTCGCCGGCTCATTCTTCAACAGGCACGCGGTCGGACGTTGAATCATCCTTCCACTGCTTGTCAACTGACGGTTTCATGTTCTATTTCACTCCCCTTATCGGGGTTCTTTTCACCTTTCCCTCGCGGTACTGTTGCTCTATCGCTCACGCAGTAGTATTTAGCCTTACCGAGTGGTCTCGGCTGATTCACTAGGGATTTCCCGTGTCCCTAGCTACTCGGGATTCAGCTAGTATCACTTCAACTTTCGACTACGGGACTATCACCCTCTTTGGTGCGATTTGTCAATCGCTTCGTCTAGCCTCGTGCTTCCATGTCGCTGTCCCACTACCCCAGAATACCAAGTACTCTGGTTTAGGCTCTTCTCCTTTCGCTCACCACTACTGGGAGAATCTCGTTTGATTTCTTTTCCTCCAGCTACTAAGATGTTTCAGTTGGCTGGGTTGGCTCATACCTGTCTATGGATTCAACAGGCTGTACATTGGGGTTGCCCCCATTCGGATATCTTCGGCTCATTGCTTGCTGCCAGCTCCCCGAAGCTTTTCGTCGGTCGCCACGTCCTTCTTCGCCTCTGCGTGTCTAGGTATCCACCGTCAGCTGTGTTTCGCTTGACCAGTAATTTCGCAAATACTTGGTTTTCTACCTGACTTTATCTCTTGTCTCTATGCAGTTTTCAAGGCAGTTTTCAAGGTGCTCGCTGGAATCTACCCAGCAGTTGTCCGCCCAGCAGACAGTGCTGAATTTTGCCCAACTTGACTAGTCTATCATCTTCCGTTCATCTTGCCACAAGTTGTCTGTGCTACTTTCGACTTGTGCACTCTCAATTCTGAGTTCTGTTGAGGTGGGCCATCCTGGACTCGAACCAGGGACCTCACCCTTATCAGGGGTGCGCTCTAACCACCTGAATAGCCCCTACTGGTGGTAACACTCTTACCGAACCAGTTTAGTTTGAAAGCGTTGCTTCACTCGAGCTGTTTTGTCGGTGTCGTCCGACCTCGGGATATCCTCAGTTTCCAGCTCTTGTCCGGCAGTACCGTGACGCATCTTACTGGTCGCTGGTCGCTGGTTACTGGTTACTGAAGTTGGTCTCCCTGTAAAGGAGGTGATCCAGCCACACCTTCCGGTACGGCTACCTTGTTACGACTTCACCCCAGTCATCAGCCCTGCTCGGCATCCTCCTCCACAAGTGGTTAGAGTAATGACTTCGGGCGTGGCCAACTTCCATGGTGTGACGGGCGGTGTGTACAAGGCCGGGAACGTATTCACCGCCGTATGGCTGACCGGCGATTACTAGCGATTCCGCCTTCACGCAGGGCGAGTTGCAGCCTGCGATCTGAACTGAGCTACGGTTTGCTGGGCTTTGCTCCCCATCGCTGGTTGGCTTCCCGTTGTCCGTAGCATTGTAGTACGTGTGTCGCCCAGGACGTAAGGGGCATGCTGACTTGACGTCATCCCCACCTTCCTCCGGTTTGTCACCGGCAGTCTGTCTAGAGTGCCCAACTGAATGATGGCAACTAAACACGAGGGTTGCGCTCGTTGCGGGACTTAACCCAACATCTCACGACACGAGCTGACGACAGCCATGCACCACCTGTGTTCTGGCTCCTTTCGGCACCCATGAGTTCCCCACGGTTCCAGACATGTCAAGCCCTGGTAAGGTTCTTCGCGTTGCATCGAATTAAACCATACTCCACCGCTTGTGCGGGCCCCGTCAATTCCTTTGAGTTTCACACTTGCGTGCGTACTCCCCAGGCGGGATACTTAACGCGTTGGCTCCGGCACTCCTCGGGTCGATACGAGAAACGCCTAGTATCCATCGTTTACGGCTAGGACTACTGGGGTATCTAATCCCATTCGCTCCCCTAGCTTTCGTCCCTCAGTGTCAGTTGCAACCTAGTAGAGCGCTTTCGCCACTGGTGTTCTTCCCGATCTCTACGCATTTCACCGCTACACCGGGAATTCCCTC from Chroococcidiopsis sp. SAG 2025 harbors:
- a CDS encoding amidohydrolase, which gives rise to MSYTIQQALIPVEDGYTTVDVQIENDRIAAIAPQLPVNGMAIDGKNKLLLPGLFNAHTHSSEMWQRGMISPVPLELWLAELYDFAPLDPEQVYLSALGTAVETLLSGGTSVVDHLVSIPGKEIETVAAAVRAYREIGIRAFVAPLIQDEALSAGIPTGGKEVEKEAFFRSTNEILAMMEDVVTQFHRPEEGINLLVAPTGIQLCSDALFTGCIELSDRYNLCRHSHLLETKAQQKLALEKYGCSAVEHLKQIGYLSDRTSLAHCVWLDDDDIAILAETKSTVVHNPLSNLRLGSGIAPILKYRQAGINVSFGCDGSASNDSQDLLEAIKIGSILHTVTDPDYRHWITPRQAVEMASCGGAKGLNVSDTIGTLTVGKKADLVVYNLTNLSLLPRTDPIGLLILGRPTQVVDSAWVNGKQIVSSGKLRTIDVDELRQKLFHRSQWSSQRQSKTVTEIEVRYRVVMGL
- a CDS encoding rhomboid family intramembrane serine protease translates to MIPISNRIPSGRQPVVVYLIIGINIVLFIWEWKLDVKGELSHIINSWGVTPTKIFYVTTAAFTTLNPAAWIAWLLLQLSLVQGLFLHSSFSHLIGNSLFLLVFGKTLENLLGHLKFLYFYLLCGVLTFGLQILVEPTLNLPLIGSNGAIVGILGAYLYKFPRTKIDTILPLLIIFIPLEIPASFYLYWWFIQQLFYSIGNLSIHSSVNSFSLGYWMHGIGLIIGIVLMRSLKYK